The following are from one region of the Calypte anna isolate BGI_N300 chromosome 13, bCalAnn1_v1.p, whole genome shotgun sequence genome:
- the DNAJC18 gene encoding dnaJ homolog subfamily C member 18 isoform X2 → MTYTAEQLDGVRRIKRCRNYYEILGVERDASEEDLKKAYRKLALKFHPDKNRAPGATEAFKAIGNAFAVLSNPEKRLRYDEFGSDQEHVSTSQHRHYNYYTEFEADITPEEIFNVFFGGHFPTGNIHMFSNVARDSHYYPRRHRNERAWTQEQEEEENRPQNSYSAFIQLMPVFIIIIVSVITQLMATNPPYSLFYKSSTGHVVSRETENLQVPYYVDKNFEKNYQGAELQELEKTVEKDYIDYIQTSCWKEKQQSLVSSLSFLFDSHGCDTGGGDQNQHYCTCSVLRGA, encoded by the exons ATGACCTACACGGCGGAGCAGCTGGATGGCGTGCGGCG AATAAAGCGGTGTCGGAATTACTATGAAATCCTGGGGGTGGAGAGGGATGCCAGCGAGGAGGATCTGAAGAAAGCTTACCGCAAACTGGCCCTGAAATTCCACCCTGACAAGAACCGCGCCCCCGGGGCCACGGAGGCTTTCAAAG CAATAGGCAATGCTTTTGCAGTTCTGAGTAACCCAGAAAAACGATTACGATACGATGAGTTCGGCAGTGACCAGGAGCACGTCAGCACCAGCCAGCACAGGCACTACAATTATTACACAGAGTTTGAAGCAGACATTACACCTGAAGAAATCTTTAACGTGTTTTTTGGTGGGCACTTCCCTACAG GGAATATCCACATGTTCTCAAATGTAGCCAGAGATTCACACTATTACCCACGGAGGCACCGGAATGAGAGAGCGTGGACACAGgagcaagaggaggaagaaaacagaccaCAG aactcCTACTCTGCATTTATTCAATTGATGCCAGTTTTCATCATCATAATAGTGTCAGTGATAACCCAGCTGATGGCCACAAACCCACCCTACAGCCTGTTCTACAAATC GTCTACAGGCCACGTTGTtagcagagagacagagaactTGCAGGTGCCTTACTATGTTGATAAAAACTTTGAAAAGAATTATCAAGGAGCAGAACTTCAAGAACTAGAGAAAACTGTTGAAAAAGATTACATAGACTATATTCAGaccagctgctggaaggagaaaCAGCAAA GTTTGGTGTCTTCCCTGTCATTCCTGTTTGACTCCCATGGCTGTGACACAGGTGGGGGAGACCAAAACCAACATTACTGTACCTGCAGTGTCCTGCGTGGAGCTTGA
- the DNAJC18 gene encoding dnaJ homolog subfamily C member 18 isoform X1 — MTYTAEQLDGVRRIKRCRNYYEILGVERDASEEDLKKAYRKLALKFHPDKNRAPGATEAFKAIGNAFAVLSNPEKRLRYDEFGSDQEHVSTSQHRHYNYYTEFEADITPEEIFNVFFGGHFPTGNIHMFSNVARDSHYYPRRHRNERAWTQEQEEEENRPQNSYSAFIQLMPVFIIIIVSVITQLMATNPPYSLFYKSSTGHVVSRETENLQVPYYVDKNFEKNYQGAELQELEKTVEKDYIDYIQTSCWKEKQQKSDLSNLAKLYRDERLKQKAESLKLEHCEKLSSLIGMHKGG; from the exons ATGACCTACACGGCGGAGCAGCTGGATGGCGTGCGGCG AATAAAGCGGTGTCGGAATTACTATGAAATCCTGGGGGTGGAGAGGGATGCCAGCGAGGAGGATCTGAAGAAAGCTTACCGCAAACTGGCCCTGAAATTCCACCCTGACAAGAACCGCGCCCCCGGGGCCACGGAGGCTTTCAAAG CAATAGGCAATGCTTTTGCAGTTCTGAGTAACCCAGAAAAACGATTACGATACGATGAGTTCGGCAGTGACCAGGAGCACGTCAGCACCAGCCAGCACAGGCACTACAATTATTACACAGAGTTTGAAGCAGACATTACACCTGAAGAAATCTTTAACGTGTTTTTTGGTGGGCACTTCCCTACAG GGAATATCCACATGTTCTCAAATGTAGCCAGAGATTCACACTATTACCCACGGAGGCACCGGAATGAGAGAGCGTGGACACAGgagcaagaggaggaagaaaacagaccaCAG aactcCTACTCTGCATTTATTCAATTGATGCCAGTTTTCATCATCATAATAGTGTCAGTGATAACCCAGCTGATGGCCACAAACCCACCCTACAGCCTGTTCTACAAATC GTCTACAGGCCACGTTGTtagcagagagacagagaactTGCAGGTGCCTTACTATGTTGATAAAAACTTTGAAAAGAATTATCAAGGAGCAGAACTTCAAGAACTAGAGAAAACTGTTGAAAAAGATTACATAGACTATATTCAGaccagctgctggaaggagaaaCAGCAAA agTCTGATTTGTCAAATTTGGCCAAGCTCTACAGAGATGAGCGattaaaacagaaagcagaatcaCTGAAACTTGAGCACTGTGAGAAGCTCTCCAGTCTGATTGGGATGCACAAAGGGGGCTGA